The following proteins come from a genomic window of Kitasatospora sp. NBC_01246:
- a CDS encoding serine/threonine-protein kinase — MPVDMSPDSLPASTPFQPLQPDDPAEVGGYRLHARLGAGGMGRVYLSYTPGGRPVALKTVRPEFAQDTEFRWRFAQEVTNARRIHGLYTAQVIDSDTDDGVPWLATAYVPGPSLHQVVREHGALPVRTVLLLMSGIAEALQAIHGAAVVHRDLKPANVLLAADGPRVIDFGIARAADAVALTGTGFRIGSPAFMAPEQALGRPATHATDVFALGSLAAYAASGTQPFGEGPETTVLYRVVNEQPDLGRVPGDLHAMLLRCLAKQPEDRPTPAEIIEAARNPPAAGGGLRFADDWLPTQISTDITCRSDLPQDLPPRGRCRPGPAPFLRRCAAPARGADRLASAPTADGCRSRATPDGQAPPQDRDLEDGTAVVGVGGGSRRHGRRRAPVRQARPDPRSHGIGRRQPDGR, encoded by the coding sequence ATGCCCGTCGACATGTCCCCGGACTCCTTGCCCGCGTCAACACCCTTCCAGCCCCTGCAGCCCGACGACCCGGCCGAAGTAGGCGGCTACCGGCTCCACGCCCGGCTCGGAGCGGGCGGCATGGGGCGGGTCTATCTGTCCTACACACCCGGTGGCCGGCCGGTGGCCCTCAAGACGGTCCGGCCGGAGTTCGCGCAGGACACGGAGTTCCGGTGGCGCTTCGCGCAGGAGGTCACCAACGCCCGGCGGATCCACGGGCTGTACACCGCCCAGGTGATCGACTCCGACACGGACGACGGCGTGCCCTGGCTGGCCACCGCGTACGTTCCGGGCCCGTCGCTGCACCAGGTGGTCCGGGAACACGGTGCGCTACCGGTGCGCACGGTCCTGCTGCTGATGAGCGGGATCGCGGAGGCACTGCAGGCGATCCACGGCGCCGCGGTGGTGCACCGGGATCTCAAGCCCGCCAACGTACTGCTCGCGGCCGACGGTCCGCGCGTGATCGACTTCGGCATCGCCCGCGCGGCCGACGCCGTCGCGCTGACCGGCACCGGCTTCCGGATCGGTTCGCCCGCCTTCATGGCGCCCGAGCAGGCCCTGGGCCGGCCGGCCACGCACGCGACGGACGTCTTCGCGCTGGGCTCGCTGGCGGCGTACGCCGCCAGCGGCACCCAGCCGTTCGGCGAGGGACCGGAGACCACGGTGCTGTACCGGGTGGTGAACGAGCAGCCGGATCTCGGCCGGGTCCCGGGCGACCTGCACGCGATGCTGCTGCGATGCCTGGCCAAGCAGCCCGAAGACCGGCCGACTCCCGCCGAGATCATCGAGGCCGCCCGCAACCCCCCCGCTGCGGGCGGGGGGCTGCGCTTCGCCGACGACTGGCTGCCCACTCAGATCAGCACCGACATCACCTGCCGCTCGGACCTGCCGCAGGACTTGCCCCCCCGAGGTCGTTGCCGTCCAGGCCCTGCCCCGTTCCTACGGCGCTGCGCAGCCCCCGCCCGAGGTGCGGACCGCCTTGCTTCCGCCCCCACTGCCGACGGGTGTCGCTCCCGTGCTACCCCCGATGGGCAAGCCCCGCCGCAAGACCGCGACCTGGAAGACGGTACTGCTGTTGTCGGCGTTGGTGGTGGCTCTCGGCGGCACGGTCGGCGGCGTGCTCCTGTCCGACAAGCTCGACCGGATCCTCGCAGCCACGGGATTGGCCGGCGACAGCCCGACGGCCGGTGA
- a CDS encoding NAD(P)-dependent oxidoreductase, translating into MSTNLTRPTVTVLGLGPMGRALAGAFLDAGVHATVWNRTPGRDAALVARGAVSAATPEEAVAASELTVICVVNYDASDAVLHREEVEAALKGRTLVNLTADSPDRARATAAWAVQHGIGYLDGAIMTPAPSIGTPEAVLIHSGPADLYERYAPVLAALGGAHTHLGEEIGRAAGFDIALLDIFWTAMAGFVHALALAKAEGIAGRELAPFAQGIGAILPPLFAEFAEDFDSGSYSGAINPLTSAVSTMAHVVHTAESHGIESGLMRAAEGLVRRTIALGHGTDGVSRLAEILSRR; encoded by the coding sequence ATGTCCACCAACCTGACCCGGCCCACCGTCACCGTGCTCGGTCTCGGGCCGATGGGACGCGCCCTGGCCGGCGCCTTCCTGGACGCCGGCGTCCACGCCACGGTCTGGAACCGCACCCCGGGCCGGGACGCCGCACTGGTCGCCCGGGGCGCCGTGAGCGCGGCCACGCCCGAGGAGGCCGTGGCCGCGAGCGAGCTGACCGTCATCTGCGTGGTGAACTACGACGCCTCGGACGCCGTGCTGCACCGCGAGGAGGTGGAGGCCGCGCTCAAGGGCCGGACGCTGGTCAACCTGACCGCAGACTCGCCGGACCGCGCCCGGGCCACGGCTGCCTGGGCGGTGCAGCACGGCATCGGGTACCTGGACGGCGCCATCATGACGCCGGCCCCGAGCATCGGCACACCGGAGGCGGTCCTCATCCACAGCGGACCGGCCGACCTCTACGAGCGGTACGCGCCGGTGCTGGCGGCGCTCGGCGGCGCCCACACCCACCTCGGCGAGGAGATCGGCCGGGCGGCCGGCTTCGACATCGCGCTGCTGGACATCTTCTGGACGGCGATGGCCGGCTTCGTGCACGCGCTCGCGCTGGCCAAGGCCGAGGGCATCGCCGGGCGGGAGCTGGCGCCGTTCGCCCAGGGAATCGGTGCGATCCTGCCCCCGCTGTTCGCCGAGTTCGCCGAGGACTTCGACAGCGGCAGCTACTCGGGCGCGATCAACCCGCTCACCTCGGCGGTCTCCACCATGGCCCACGTCGTGCACACCGCCGAGTCGCACGGCATCGAGTCCGGACTGATGCGCGCCGCCGAGGGCCTGGTCCGCCGCACCATCGCCCTCGGCCACGGCACCGACGGAGTAAGCCGCCTCGCCGAAATCCTGAGCCGCCGCTGA
- a CDS encoding winged helix-turn-helix transcriptional regulator: protein MTRGQAVNPNVCGVTAVVAVIDGKWKTSLLWLLEAGPQRPAELRRLLPGLSEKVLTQALREMESDGLVHREVYDVLPLKTVYSLTDFGRRLSDALGPISDLGHERLDRMAAEQAEQVGRVELPVS from the coding sequence ATGACGCGCGGTCAGGCCGTGAACCCGAACGTGTGCGGGGTGACCGCCGTGGTCGCCGTGATCGACGGCAAGTGGAAGACATCCCTGCTCTGGCTGCTGGAGGCCGGCCCGCAGCGCCCCGCCGAACTGCGCCGACTGCTGCCCGGCCTCAGTGAGAAGGTCCTCACCCAGGCCCTGCGCGAGATGGAGTCCGACGGCCTGGTGCACCGCGAGGTGTACGACGTCCTTCCGCTGAAGACGGTCTACTCCCTGACCGACTTCGGCCGCCGACTCTCCGACGCGCTCGGCCCGATCTCCGACCTGGGCCACGAGCGGCTCGACCGGATGGCGGCCGAGCAGGCCGAGCAGGTAGGACGGGTCGAACTGCCGGTCTCCTGA
- a CDS encoding DNA cytosine methyltransferase → MPTPGAPDILDLFAGPGGWSEGLRRYHGLTDIGIEWDAAACQTRAAAGHPTVRADVAQIATAPMFGRIRRLIASPPCQAWSRAGKQLGLQDQPHVHQVIDDLARGRDTRAELLAECLDPRSLLAAEPMRYLHTLRPEDTVMEEVPDALPLFRHYAEILRGWGYSVWCGNLNAADFGVPQSRRRALLIASCVRTAQPPEPTHTEHGEEGNLFGESRARWVSMAEGVGWGATDRPAPTVTAGGGKTGGAEPFPTQARRALDVSRERGAWKNRIAASDGARITVREAGVLQSFPADYPWRGTQTKQYEQAGNAVPPLLAAHVAAAAFGLPQPQEEEAAAVL, encoded by the coding sequence ATGCCGACCCCCGGCGCTCCCGACATCCTGGACCTGTTCGCCGGCCCCGGCGGCTGGTCCGAAGGCCTGCGCCGATACCACGGCCTCACTGACATCGGCATTGAGTGGGACGCTGCCGCCTGCCAGACACGGGCTGCCGCGGGGCATCCGACTGTCCGCGCGGACGTCGCGCAGATCGCAACCGCGCCCATGTTCGGCCGCATCCGCCGTCTCATCGCCTCCCCGCCCTGCCAGGCCTGGTCGCGAGCAGGCAAGCAGCTAGGGCTGCAGGACCAGCCCCACGTTCACCAGGTGATCGACGACCTCGCCCGCGGCCGGGATACCCGTGCGGAGCTGCTGGCGGAATGCCTGGATCCCCGCTCCCTGCTCGCTGCCGAGCCGATGCGCTACCTCCATACCCTGCGGCCCGAGGACACCGTCATGGAGGAGGTACCCGACGCGCTGCCGTTGTTCCGCCACTACGCGGAGATCCTCCGGGGGTGGGGCTACAGCGTCTGGTGCGGCAACCTGAACGCGGCGGACTTCGGTGTGCCGCAGAGTCGGCGGCGAGCGCTCCTCATCGCGTCCTGCGTGCGTACCGCCCAGCCCCCCGAGCCCACCCACACCGAGCACGGCGAAGAAGGGAACCTCTTCGGCGAGTCCCGCGCCCGCTGGGTGTCCATGGCAGAGGGTGTTGGCTGGGGGGCCACCGACCGGCCCGCGCCCACCGTCACTGCTGGCGGTGGTAAGACCGGCGGCGCCGAGCCCTTCCCGACGCAGGCCCGCCGCGCCCTGGACGTATCCCGGGAACGCGGTGCGTGGAAGAACCGCATCGCCGCGTCGGACGGGGCGCGCATCACCGTCCGGGAAGCCGGCGTGTTGCAGTCCTTCCCGGCGGACTACCCCTGGCGGGGAACACAGACGAAGCAGTATGAGCAGGCCGGCAACGCCGTCCCGCCGCTGCTAGCCGCGCACGTGGCTGCGGCGGCCTTCGGCCTGCCCCAGCCACAGGAGGAGGAAGCAGCAGCGGTGCTCTGA
- a CDS encoding NaeI family type II restriction endonuclease — protein sequence MTIQEGLPFPQDAVQAGMQESRALAAKHSRRDTFRTWDVPRDDMSKIPREWRIQPGLVQQVPDDLAEFVEWFDGQPEARERFRWALRDSLDELLDGQRTGRWAYQHLTKTEKTYLGTAVEVNLTKEFDIANGKDLDWSIADVDIDCKFSKDLGGWEIPMEMYQCADHGERGGRADHPALVAWMSDDTSEWAAGIVRITDERLRWRKGLDANGDRVRAYNRDNKRKLADTAKSDVYWLWGGLQTDLPTNLLLRLDIGTRERILTASLPRRPSSGQQRLNQLFREVQDRIVGRQTVLTVGQQDDSPKRARDARNDLRPEGIVVLGHQGSHPHVARALELPAPVKGEWISTRLAPVSPDDERPKFSLDGQFWARARGNEPTHPAPDLPDKRKIDGQMD from the coding sequence GTGACGATACAAGAGGGTCTGCCGTTCCCGCAGGACGCTGTTCAGGCTGGCATGCAGGAGTCGCGGGCGTTGGCAGCGAAGCACTCCCGCCGCGACACGTTCCGCACCTGGGATGTCCCGCGTGACGACATGAGCAAGATACCGCGTGAGTGGCGGATTCAGCCCGGCCTTGTGCAGCAGGTCCCCGATGACCTTGCCGAGTTCGTCGAGTGGTTCGACGGCCAGCCAGAGGCGCGGGAGCGCTTCCGATGGGCGTTGCGTGACTCCCTCGATGAGCTGCTCGACGGTCAGCGGACGGGGCGCTGGGCTTACCAGCACCTGACGAAGACCGAGAAGACATATCTGGGGACCGCCGTCGAGGTGAACCTCACGAAGGAGTTCGACATAGCCAACGGCAAAGACCTCGACTGGTCCATCGCCGACGTGGACATTGACTGCAAGTTCTCTAAGGATCTCGGCGGCTGGGAGATTCCGATGGAGATGTACCAGTGCGCTGACCACGGCGAGCGGGGCGGCCGCGCCGACCATCCTGCACTGGTGGCCTGGATGAGTGACGACACGAGTGAGTGGGCCGCGGGCATCGTACGGATCACTGATGAGCGCCTGCGCTGGAGGAAGGGGCTGGATGCAAACGGCGACCGCGTTCGTGCGTACAACCGGGACAACAAGCGCAAGCTTGCCGACACCGCCAAGTCTGACGTGTACTGGCTGTGGGGTGGCCTCCAGACAGATCTGCCGACGAACCTGCTGCTCCGCCTGGATATCGGTACACGCGAGCGGATCCTCACAGCGTCGCTGCCGCGTCGGCCGTCGTCGGGCCAGCAGCGGCTGAATCAGCTGTTTCGCGAGGTGCAGGACCGGATTGTCGGCCGACAGACCGTATTGACCGTCGGTCAGCAGGACGACTCGCCTAAGCGTGCCCGCGACGCACGCAATGATCTTCGTCCGGAAGGCATCGTCGTCCTGGGTCATCAGGGCTCGCACCCGCACGTCGCCCGCGCGCTCGAACTGCCAGCACCGGTCAAAGGTGAGTGGATCTCCACCCGCCTTGCCCCTGTCTCACCTGATGATGAGCGACCGAAGTTCTCGCTGGACGGCCAGTTCTGGGCACGCGCTCGTGGGAATGAGCCGACCCATCCCGCGCCTGATCTTCCTGACAAGCGAAAGATCGATGGGCAAATGGATTGA
- a CDS encoding tubulin-like doman-containing protein: MKIFQPMLFVGLGGTGGLVGAELDRRLRAELCGPDGTALTGLGAMAPYQLPDCLQFVYADFSETDLSRLPHASAAPALRPVFSRTSRSTHDLLPNFDSSPDVTKMLRASLPDETAAWLPPRNNEPRVVPLKNGAGQLPTVGRAGLFGTLRGGLDPVLEPLMQAIDALARSGGVLSQLGGGPVSGCDVFVAFSVAGGTGAGIFLDYLYLINHAFREKGFDGVKIYPLVVMPSAFPAASGGGREAELNSARALVDLFRLVDEQNAPVEGAELGDLDEDLTLRVRYPHTAPIRLRTGILPTAFLFNRTAGIRPDDLRRSMVSLVMSLIGTELGDGRTARTRADDDYQTFAASFINRGTQRAATAPSGIGRRGVSTSLVASMTAPVDELASLVSGRILRASVQQLDDRTHRPGHSAEELVKQMFTDSGLEELLLRPALEIQPPSPEPRGSSAIEAGLAARLGDMQSELANLARQVAVRTAEMAKDFAPRRAVDRLLAKVDPFTVQRIVRGVPQDGNDLARLGFLGLLDQRTHTPPLPPGTREQPPSAPRIRRRMGGLAQPRWGDDEVQAVLRAQDAWYRWRSRQLWHEGWKSQQQRWEPTARALEAEVGRLATAFRNHARDEPRAFAEQSQTLYEDRTGVSYLLPPQRDLKHFYDDLVTRLTAREGLPETEDEAALLMRLVGGEEWRSANALSRRNPGNAVGEVKTAVEAGVKRLFAESGEQLEERPLLPAMGVLLAAAAGSTEDAEQVSKEALEQFGRKLAGLLPAGFVPEGTGPLKALVTYPRVKSADEVEDFLRKALRLPKDARAEFRGVETQSITVVLFRSEMSLTQVPEARKMLRQWAKAKENEQSDDVLRWRQRLGHRDDWLVSTEADRRLILHRLLSLLWNGQVDVLEGPEDSPHLIRLRLFRDRGVDVPGVRLRLGEQQNGVSSWAELLRAYERWTVLDDERTVEDYCSRLMAARPAGLTRSASRPDPLFVRLVEQIAPQQLRMLRSRREIGGERVDGWFRPLWQFWADTLPAALKLEFGDQRAVQPNLETLLDVIQRGELSPRAVEDTEEDAYGTRVPPVREEDDFGTARPADRPDGRGRARGWEPAPKRTGGERDPYDDDRHGTAGGERDPYEDRAGRADRAGAAYESRADRADRADRADRAGAAYDDDWTKPSPRPADRREEPAPDTGFMGRPDRDTGWDTDRSADRGSDRDTGWDTDRSTDRSTDRSAARGEPPREFPDEPRSTSWWDEPGEPGSTERRGGEPA; encoded by the coding sequence ATGAAGATCTTCCAGCCGATGCTCTTCGTCGGCCTGGGCGGCACCGGCGGCCTCGTCGGCGCCGAGCTGGACCGGCGGCTGCGCGCCGAACTCTGCGGGCCGGACGGCACGGCGCTGACCGGCCTCGGCGCCATGGCCCCCTACCAGCTGCCGGACTGCCTGCAGTTCGTCTACGCCGACTTCAGCGAGACCGACCTGTCGAGGCTGCCGCACGCCTCCGCCGCCCCGGCGCTGCGTCCCGTCTTCAGCCGCACCTCGCGCTCCACCCACGACCTGCTGCCGAACTTCGACAGTTCTCCCGACGTCACCAAGATGCTGCGGGCCAGCCTGCCCGACGAGACGGCCGCCTGGCTGCCGCCCCGCAACAACGAGCCGCGGGTCGTACCGCTGAAGAACGGCGCCGGCCAGCTGCCCACCGTCGGCCGCGCCGGGCTGTTCGGCACCCTCCGCGGCGGGCTGGACCCGGTCCTGGAACCGCTGATGCAGGCCATCGACGCGCTCGCCCGCTCCGGCGGGGTGCTCAGCCAGCTCGGCGGCGGCCCGGTCTCCGGCTGCGACGTCTTCGTGGCGTTCTCCGTCGCGGGCGGCACCGGCGCCGGGATCTTCCTGGACTACCTGTACCTGATCAACCACGCCTTCCGGGAGAAGGGCTTCGACGGCGTCAAGATCTACCCGCTGGTGGTGATGCCCTCCGCGTTCCCGGCGGCGAGCGGCGGCGGCCGGGAGGCGGAACTCAACTCGGCCCGCGCCCTGGTCGACCTCTTCCGCCTGGTCGACGAGCAGAACGCCCCGGTCGAGGGAGCCGAACTCGGCGACTTGGACGAGGACCTGACGCTGCGCGTGCGCTACCCGCACACCGCCCCGATCCGGCTGCGCACCGGCATCCTGCCGACGGCCTTCCTGTTCAACCGCACCGCCGGCATCCGGCCGGACGACCTGCGCCGCTCGATGGTGTCGCTGGTGATGTCGCTGATCGGCACCGAGCTCGGCGACGGCCGCACCGCCCGCACCCGGGCCGACGACGACTACCAGACCTTCGCCGCGAGCTTCATCAACCGCGGCACGCAGCGCGCCGCCACCGCGCCGTCCGGCATCGGCCGCCGCGGCGTCTCCACCAGCCTGGTCGCCTCGATGACCGCCCCGGTGGACGAACTGGCCTCGCTCGTATCCGGCCGCATCCTGCGCGCCTCCGTCCAGCAGCTCGACGACCGCACGCACCGCCCGGGCCACTCCGCCGAGGAGCTGGTGAAGCAGATGTTCACCGACTCCGGCCTGGAGGAGCTCCTGCTGCGGCCCGCCCTGGAGATCCAGCCGCCGTCTCCCGAGCCGCGCGGCAGCTCGGCCATCGAGGCCGGGCTGGCCGCCCGGCTCGGCGACATGCAGTCCGAACTCGCCAACCTGGCCCGGCAGGTGGCGGTCCGCACCGCCGAGATGGCCAAGGACTTCGCGCCCCGCAGGGCGGTCGACCGGCTGCTGGCGAAGGTCGACCCGTTCACCGTGCAGCGGATCGTGCGGGGCGTGCCGCAGGACGGCAACGACCTCGCCCGCCTCGGCTTCCTCGGCCTGCTCGACCAGCGCACCCACACGCCCCCGCTGCCGCCGGGCACCCGGGAGCAGCCGCCGTCCGCCCCGAGGATCCGGCGCCGCATGGGCGGGCTCGCCCAGCCGCGCTGGGGCGACGACGAGGTCCAGGCCGTGCTGCGGGCCCAGGACGCCTGGTACCGCTGGCGCAGCCGGCAGCTGTGGCACGAGGGCTGGAAGAGCCAGCAGCAGCGCTGGGAGCCGACCGCCCGCGCGCTGGAGGCCGAGGTCGGCCGGCTCGCCACGGCCTTCCGCAACCACGCCCGGGACGAGCCGAGGGCGTTCGCCGAGCAGTCCCAGACGCTCTACGAGGACCGCACCGGCGTCTCCTACCTGCTGCCGCCGCAGCGCGACCTCAAGCACTTCTACGACGACCTGGTGACCCGCCTCACCGCGCGCGAGGGCCTGCCCGAGACCGAGGACGAGGCCGCGCTGCTGATGCGCCTGGTCGGCGGCGAGGAGTGGCGCTCCGCCAACGCGCTCAGCCGGCGCAACCCCGGCAACGCGGTCGGCGAGGTGAAAACCGCCGTGGAGGCGGGCGTCAAGCGGCTCTTCGCGGAGAGCGGGGAGCAGTTGGAGGAGCGCCCGCTGCTGCCCGCCATGGGGGTGCTGCTGGCCGCGGCGGCCGGGAGCACGGAGGACGCCGAGCAGGTCAGCAAGGAGGCGCTGGAGCAGTTCGGCCGCAAGCTGGCCGGGCTGCTGCCGGCCGGGTTCGTGCCCGAGGGCACCGGCCCGCTCAAGGCTCTGGTGACGTACCCGCGGGTGAAGTCCGCGGACGAGGTGGAGGACTTCCTGCGCAAGGCGCTGCGGCTGCCGAAGGACGCCCGGGCGGAGTTCCGGGGCGTCGAGACGCAGTCGATCACGGTCGTGCTGTTCCGCAGCGAGATGAGCCTCACCCAGGTGCCGGAGGCCCGCAAGATGCTGCGCCAGTGGGCCAAGGCGAAGGAGAACGAGCAGAGCGACGACGTCCTGCGCTGGCGCCAGCGGCTCGGCCACCGCGACGACTGGCTGGTCTCCACCGAGGCCGACCGCCGACTCATCCTGCACCGGCTGCTCAGCCTGCTCTGGAACGGACAGGTGGACGTGCTGGAGGGGCCGGAGGACTCCCCGCACCTGATCCGGCTGCGGCTGTTCCGCGACCGCGGCGTGGACGTGCCGGGCGTGCGGCTGCGGCTCGGCGAGCAGCAGAACGGGGTCTCCAGCTGGGCCGAGCTGCTGCGCGCCTACGAGCGCTGGACGGTGCTGGACGACGAACGGACGGTCGAGGACTACTGCAGCCGGCTGATGGCGGCCCGCCCGGCGGGGCTGACCCGCTCCGCCAGCCGGCCGGACCCGCTGTTCGTCCGGCTGGTCGAGCAGATCGCCCCGCAGCAGCTGCGGATGCTCCGGTCCCGCCGGGAGATCGGCGGGGAGCGGGTCGACGGCTGGTTCCGCCCGCTCTGGCAGTTCTGGGCGGACACCCTGCCGGCCGCGCTGAAGCTGGAGTTCGGCGACCAGCGGGCCGTCCAGCCGAACCTGGAGACGCTGCTGGACGTCATCCAGCGCGGGGAGCTGTCCCCGCGCGCCGTCGAGGACACCGAGGAGGACGCGTACGGCACCCGCGTCCCGCCGGTGCGGGAGGAGGACGACTTCGGCACCGCCCGCCCGGCCGACCGGCCCGACGGCCGGGGCCGCGCGCGCGGCTGGGAGCCCGCCCCGAAGCGCACCGGCGGCGAGCGGGACCCGTACGACGACGACCGCCACGGCACCGCCGGCGGGGAGCGGGACCCGTACGAGGACCGGGCCGGCCGCGCCGACCGGGCCGGAGCCGCGTACGAGTCGCGCGCCGACCGGGCCGACCGGGCCGACCGGGCCGACCGGGCCGGAGCCGCGTACGACGACGACTGGACGAAGCCCTCCCCCCGGCCGGCGGACCGGCGGGAGGAGCCCGCCCCGGACACCGGGTTCATGGGACGCCCCGACCGGGACACCGGGTGGGACACCGACCGCAGCGCCGACCGTGGCAGCGACCGGGACACCGGGTGGGACACCGACCGCAGCACCGACCGCAGCACCGACCGGTCCGCCGCCCGGGGCGAACCCCCGCGGGAGTTCCCCGACGAGCCGCGCTCCACCTCCTGGTGGGACGAGCCGGGCGAGCCGGGCAGCACGGAGCGCCGGGGCGGTGAGCCCGCTTGA
- a CDS encoding VWA domain-containing protein, whose translation MHHLSLGPSRRRATAAAARPRRPRHRLGRAAAVVAAAALLTTGLPTGPAAADDPAPAAAPGTPSASIGPVNYAVAVDESGSLKPADLERERAAAVRIALGEVHPASTVGVFGFASADNAGQHPVDEVCPPTVLDAAGRDRIGTCIAKLHSRAPDEGQGTDFPNAVLQGVGRLGDGTDPAVPRVLFVLTDGKLDVSDSPAYGDPAHRAAAGEEALTRALAAAKAANIQIWPLGFGAEIDRAALDRMAAGGFQEGCVSLPGARPRASVVQDSGAVGTALEAAFAAAHCLRAEPGNTGHPPADLPVRISPLATVGSIVVDKGDPQVTATYFDPSGKQITGPGSDPDSTFEFSGRDQSVESLRITDPVPGDWRVHLDAPEGHRDQLASVSVLWRGALNSSITLTPPSPRAGEKAVVTLKLQTRKGLAITDQQDLKDLGVTAVLAGEGFPSVPVPLADDGAAPDAKGGDATFTGTVTVPAGATGRITASGTLTASGLAADENRPAASVVSPAVPLVTASFSLDGGASAHPGDGVGGTLTLRNDDAVPHTLRPAVTDLAAGLLTVSPGSVTLAPKESRTVDVTLTVGSAKAFGRLLGDDGVTVGGKVTVVDTSDRDRVLVDSPLSLTVTPPPTFLEQWWWALALAGAVVVLAVLGLLVRRRITRDRSTPAGLELLLLDDGGREIGKHTASAGSRGWYEFEVSGVGGPHPRIVRRPGGTYRVQRSQDGGAVLEIRRRSPSRLSADTPVPLADGLSLGLGAGRRTGPTLPPPRSDERPFATGPSTPSSDYL comes from the coding sequence GTGCACCACCTGTCCCTCGGGCCCTCCCGCAGGCGCGCCACGGCCGCCGCGGCCCGGCCCCGGCGGCCGCGCCACCGCCTCGGTCGCGCCGCGGCCGTCGTCGCGGCGGCGGCCCTGCTGACCACGGGCCTGCCCACAGGCCCGGCCGCCGCCGACGATCCCGCGCCCGCGGCCGCGCCCGGCACACCGTCGGCGTCCATCGGCCCGGTCAACTACGCCGTCGCCGTCGACGAGTCCGGCAGCCTCAAGCCCGCCGACCTCGAACGCGAGCGCGCCGCCGCCGTCCGGATCGCCCTCGGCGAGGTGCACCCCGCCTCGACGGTGGGCGTGTTCGGCTTCGCCAGCGCGGACAACGCGGGCCAGCACCCGGTGGACGAGGTCTGCCCGCCGACCGTCCTCGACGCCGCCGGCCGCGACCGGATCGGCACCTGCATCGCCAAGCTGCACAGCCGCGCCCCCGACGAGGGCCAGGGCACCGACTTCCCGAACGCCGTTCTCCAGGGCGTCGGCCGGCTCGGTGACGGCACCGACCCGGCCGTCCCCCGGGTCCTGTTCGTCCTCACCGACGGCAAGCTGGACGTCAGCGACAGCCCCGCCTACGGGGACCCGGCGCACCGGGCGGCCGCCGGCGAGGAGGCGCTGACCAGGGCACTGGCCGCCGCCAAGGCCGCCAACATCCAGATCTGGCCGCTCGGCTTCGGCGCGGAGATCGACCGGGCCGCCCTGGACCGGATGGCGGCCGGCGGCTTCCAGGAGGGCTGCGTCAGCCTGCCCGGCGCCAGGCCCCGAGCTTCGGTGGTGCAGGACTCGGGCGCCGTCGGCACCGCGCTGGAGGCCGCCTTCGCCGCCGCCCACTGCCTGCGCGCCGAGCCCGGCAACACCGGCCACCCGCCGGCCGACCTGCCGGTGCGGATCTCCCCGCTCGCCACCGTCGGCAGCATCGTGGTCGACAAGGGCGACCCGCAGGTCACCGCGACGTACTTCGACCCCTCCGGGAAGCAGATCACCGGGCCCGGGTCCGACCCCGACTCGACGTTCGAGTTCTCCGGCCGCGACCAGAGCGTCGAGTCGCTGCGCATCACCGACCCGGTGCCGGGCGACTGGCGGGTCCACCTGGACGCCCCCGAGGGGCACCGGGACCAGCTGGCCAGCGTCAGCGTGCTCTGGCGCGGCGCCCTGAACAGCTCGATCACGCTGACCCCGCCGTCGCCGCGGGCCGGCGAGAAGGCCGTGGTGACGCTCAAGCTGCAGACCCGCAAGGGCCTGGCGATCACCGACCAGCAGGACCTCAAGGACCTCGGCGTCACCGCCGTCCTGGCGGGCGAGGGCTTCCCGTCCGTCCCGGTCCCGCTGGCCGACGACGGCGCCGCCCCGGACGCGAAGGGCGGCGATGCCACGTTCACCGGCACCGTCACCGTCCCCGCCGGCGCCACCGGCCGGATCACCGCCTCCGGCACCCTGACCGCCTCCGGCCTGGCCGCCGACGAGAACCGCCCGGCCGCCTCGGTGGTCTCCCCGGCGGTGCCGCTGGTCACCGCGTCGTTCTCGCTGGACGGGGGCGCCAGCGCCCACCCCGGGGACGGCGTCGGGGGCACCCTGACCCTGCGCAACGACGACGCGGTGCCGCACACCCTGCGCCCGGCCGTCACCGACCTCGCCGCCGGCCTGCTGACGGTGTCCCCGGGCTCGGTCACGCTGGCGCCCAAGGAGTCGCGCACGGTCGACGTCACCCTGACCGTGGGCAGCGCCAAGGCGTTCGGCCGGCTGCTCGGCGACGACGGCGTGACGGTGGGCGGCAAGGTCACCGTCGTCGACACCTCCGACCGGGACCGGGTGCTGGTCGACAGCCCGCTCTCCCTCACCGTCACCCCGCCGCCGACCTTCCTGGAGCAGTGGTGGTGGGCCCTGGCGCTCGCCGGCGCCGTCGTGGTGCTGGCCGTGCTGGGCCTGCTGGTCCGTCGCCGGATCACCCGCGACCGCAGCACCCCGGCCGGGCTGGAGCTGCTCCTGCTCGACGACGGCGGGCGCGAGATCGGGAAGCACACCGCGTCCGCCGGCTCCCGCGGCTGGTACGAGTTCGAGGTGAGCGGTGTCGGCGGGCCGCACCCGCGCATCGTCCGCCGGCCCGGCGGCACGTACCGGGTGCAGCGCAGCCAGGACGGCGGCGCGGTGCTGGAGATCCGCCGCCGGTCGCCCTCGCGGCTGAGCGCGGACACCCCCGTTCCGCTCGCCGACGGTCTGAGCCTCGGCCTCGGCGCGGGCCGCCGCACCGGGCCGACCCTGCCACCACCGCGATCCGACGAACGGCCGTTCGCGACGGGACCGTCCACGCCGTCCTCCGACTACCTCTGA